One region of Tachysurus vachellii isolate PV-2020 chromosome 11, HZAU_Pvac_v1, whole genome shotgun sequence genomic DNA includes:
- the tsr2 gene encoding pre-rRNA-processing protein TSR2 homolog, producing MAALLSSPREVFTEAVRAVLETWPVLQIAVDNGFGGVYSQQKADWMVDAVQQYFHDNSDLEQDEVEDFLSDLMNNEFDTMVDDGSLPQVAQKVCVMFQQCKEGKLPEVRQQISQLTLEKSRGRAKATSIKTPTEEAEGSDDGDECMDCDEAGVGASVSSTAAKQQPSSSAPKEEEEEEEEDGWTVVCRKK from the exons ATGGCGGCGCTCTTGTCCTCTCCACGTGAGGTGTTTACAGAAGCAGTGAGAGCTGTGTTAGAAACCTGGCCGGTGTTACAG ATAGCGGTTGATAACGGCTTCGGTGGAGTTTACAGCCAGCAGAAGGCCGACTGGATGGTGGATGCGGTTCAACAATATTTTCACGACAACA GTGATCTCGAGCAGGATGAAGTGGAGGACTTCCTGTCTGATCTGATGAACAATGAGTTTGACACGATGGTAGATGATGGAAGCCTCCCACAG GTGGCccagaaggtgtgtgtgatgttccaGCAGTGTAAGGAGGGGAAACTGCCCGAGGTCAGACAGCAGATCAGCCAGTTAACACTGGAAAAGTCCAGAGGAAGAGCAAAAGCCACATCTATTAAAACCCCTACAGAGGAAGCAGAGGGAAGCGACGACGGTGATGAG TGTATGGATTGTGATGAAGCCGGAGTGGGAGCTTCAGTGAGCAGCACAGCAGCGAAACAGCAGCCGTCTTCATCTGCCCctaaagaagaagaggaagaggaggaggaagatggcTGGACGGTGGTGTGCAGGAAAAAGTGA
- the cdk16 gene encoding cyclin-dependent kinase 16, producing the protein MERVRKIKRQLSMTLRGGNSGDKNMTESISSQDTGAHSDSEAMPGGGNATLRGSVRGAGGSFSMHSLLQSYSSALHRPRSLGRSLSSYLNHTTRLEIVHEDVKMGSDGESDQASATSSDEVHSPVRVRMRNNAGRKISTEDINKRLSLPADIRLPDGYLEKFSLNSPLFDKPLSRRLRRVSLSEIGFGKLETYVKLDKLGEGTYATVYKGRSKLTDNLVALKEIRLEHEEGAPCTAIREVSLLKDLKHANIVTLHDIIHTQKSLTLVFEYLDKDLKQYLDDCGNCIHMHNVKLFLFQLLRGLNYCHRRKVLHRDLKPQNLLINDRGELKLADFGLARAKSIPTKTYSNEVVTLWYRPPDILLGSTDYSTQIDMWGVGCIFYEMATGRPLFPGSTVEEELHFIFKLLGTPTEETWPGITSNEEFISYNYPRYRADCLHNHTPRLDNDGVDLLSKLLQFEGKKRISAEEAMRHSYFHCLGERVLTLPDTTSIFALQDIQLEKETTMRTSSMSDSVNSISQRQSLLF; encoded by the exons aGGCCATGCCAGGCGGGGGTAATGCCACTCTGCGTGGTTCAGTGAGAGGAGCAGGCGGCTCATTCAGCATGCACTCGCTCCTGCAGTCCTACAGCAGCGCCCTGCACCGGCCACGCAGCCTGGGCCGCAGCCTCAGCTCCTATCTCAACCACACCACGCGCctcg AGATCGTCCACGAGGACGTGAAGATGGGCTCCGACGGAGAAAGCGACCAGGCGTCGGCCACCTCCTCTGACGAGGTTCACAGCCCGGTCCGCGTGAGGATGCGCAACAACGCAGGCCGCAAAATTTCCACTGAG GACATAAATAAGAGGCTGTCTCTGCCAGCTGACATTCGTCTTCCAGATGGCTACCTGGAGAAGTTCAGTCTAAACAGCCCGCTGTTCGATAAACCACTGAGTAGACGACTGCGTAGAGTCTCTCTG tcaGAAATTGGTTTTGGGAAGCTGGAAACTTATGTGAAACTGGATAAACTAGGAGAG GGAACATACGCCACGGTGTATAAAGGTCGCAGTAAGCTAACCGATAACCTCGTGGCTCTCAAGGAGATCCGTCTGGAACATGAGGAAGGAGCTCCCTGCACTGCCATCAGAGAGG ttTCCCTGCTGAAGGATCTCAAACATGCCAACATTGTGACTCTGCATGACATCATCCACACCCAGAAGTCTCTGACGCTCGTGTTCGAATACCTA GATAAAGACCTGAAACAGTATCTGGATGACTGCGGGAACTGCATCCACATGCACAACGTGAAG ctCTTCTTGTTCCAGCTTTTGCGAGGACTGAACTACTGTCACAGACGCAAAGTCCTCCATCGAGACCTCAAACCCCAGAATCTCCTCATCAATGACCGCGGGGAGCTCAAACTGGCTGACTTCG GTCTGGCTCGAGCCAAGTCGATTCCCACCAAGACTTACTCGAATGAAGTGGTGACTCTGTGGTATCGCCCACCGGACATCCTATTGGGCAGCACGGATTACTCCACCCAGATCGACATGTG GGGCGTCGGCTGTATCTTCTACGAGATGGCTACGGGTCGGCCGCTGTTCCCTGGATCCACGGTGGAGGAGGAGCTGCACTTTATCTTCAAACTGCTAG GGACACCTACAGAAGAAACCTGGCCTGGAATAACCTCCAATGAAGAATTCATCTCCTACAACTACCCCCGTTACCGTGCCGACTGCCTCCACAACCACACTCCTCG GCTGGACAATGATGGAGTAGACCTGCTGTCCAAACTGCTGCAG TTTGAAGGAAAGAAGCGCATATCTGCAGAGGAAGCGATGAGACACTCATATTTTCACTGTCTGGGAGAGAGAGTTCTCACACTGCCTGACA CTACATCCATATTTGCACTTCAAGACATTCAGCTGGAGAAGGAGACGACCATGAGGACAAGCTCGATGTCCGACTCCG TGAACAGCATATCTCAGCGACAGAGTCTGCTCTTCTGA